The proteins below are encoded in one region of Syntrophotalea carbinolica DSM 2380:
- a CDS encoding PIG-L deacetylase family protein: MKVLMIAAHPDDEVLGAGGAIARHVEDGDSVSILILGSGLSSRLDAPGQLDPQALSALRTEASRAAAILGVTDLRLRDFPDNRFDRVDLLDIVKAIETVAEEIMPEVVYTHHPDDLNVDHRRTAMATLTAFRPLPGSTVRRILAMEVPSATGWGDPSRPFAPTVFLDIAAVLDKKLAAMEAYAGELRPFPHARSLPSMEARAKAHGSQVGLEAAEPFVLLREILP, translated from the coding sequence ATGAAGGTGTTGATGATTGCCGCCCATCCCGACGACGAGGTTCTCGGCGCCGGCGGGGCCATCGCCCGCCATGTGGAAGACGGTGACAGCGTCAGCATCCTGATCCTCGGCAGCGGTCTGTCTTCGCGTCTCGACGCCCCCGGACAACTGGACCCGCAGGCATTATCCGCCCTGCGCACCGAAGCTTCACGGGCCGCCGCAATTCTCGGCGTTACCGACCTGCGTTTGCGCGATTTTCCCGACAATCGCTTTGACCGCGTGGACCTCCTCGATATCGTCAAAGCCATCGAAACCGTCGCCGAAGAAATCATGCCGGAAGTGGTCTATACCCATCATCCCGACGATCTCAACGTCGACCACCGGCGCACGGCCATGGCCACCCTTACCGCATTCCGTCCGCTACCGGGCAGTACCGTACGGCGTATTTTGGCCATGGAAGTCCCCTCGGCCACCGGCTGGGGAGACCCTTCCCGGCCTTTTGCCCCGACCGTCTTTCTGGACATCGCCGCGGTACTGGACAAAAAGCTGGCCGCCATGGAGGCCTACGCAGGCGAACTTCGCCCCTTCCCCCATGCCCGCTCGCTGCCCTCTATGGAGGCCCGGGCAAAAGCCCATGGCAGCCAGGTCGGTCTCGAAGCCGCCGAACCCTTCGTTTTACTGCGTGAGATCCTGCCATGA
- a CDS encoding methionyl-tRNA formyltransferase yields the protein MKPDISGLRIVYIGARIVGHHCLKALLEAGAHIAGVLYLDESKSGVTVAHCSFDDLIRDYRLNARPFTSLHDPDILVWMRACRPDVGMVVGVSQLVGEALLATPRQGFIGMHPTLLPGGRGRAPIPWTLIKGLQQTGVSLFWCDPGADTGDILLQESLPVYYEDTAGVLGARTDDVAAQLLVKSLPLLASGQPPRIPQDDAKATVWPRRRPEDGIIDWAWPKRRIYDWVRALTRPYPGAFTYAGDRKLFIWSCRESLDERKAAPGTVIALLPGGILVACGEGNVLLSDLQWETGAAFATGDTSIVPGQILGALP from the coding sequence ATGAAACCGGATATAAGCGGGCTGCGCATCGTCTATATCGGCGCGAGGATCGTCGGGCACCACTGTCTCAAAGCCTTGCTGGAGGCTGGTGCCCATATCGCCGGAGTCCTGTACCTTGATGAGTCGAAATCCGGCGTTACCGTAGCGCACTGTTCCTTCGACGACCTTATCCGCGACTACCGGCTCAACGCGCGCCCTTTCACCTCGCTGCACGATCCGGATATTCTCGTTTGGATGCGGGCCTGCCGGCCCGACGTCGGCATGGTCGTCGGCGTGTCCCAACTGGTAGGGGAAGCTTTGCTGGCCACCCCGCGACAGGGGTTCATCGGCATGCACCCGACCCTCCTTCCCGGAGGACGGGGACGCGCACCCATCCCCTGGACATTGATCAAGGGGCTGCAGCAAACCGGGGTCAGTTTATTCTGGTGCGACCCAGGAGCCGACACGGGCGACATATTGCTGCAGGAATCCCTGCCCGTTTACTACGAAGACACGGCCGGTGTCCTCGGGGCGCGAACCGATGATGTAGCTGCACAGCTACTGGTGAAAAGCTTGCCATTGCTGGCTTCGGGGCAACCGCCGCGTATCCCGCAGGATGACGCCAAAGCAACAGTCTGGCCGCGCCGCCGGCCGGAGGATGGCATTATCGACTGGGCCTGGCCCAAACGCCGGATCTACGACTGGGTACGGGCGTTAACCCGGCCGTACCCAGGCGCTTTCACCTACGCCGGAGATCGAAAACTTTTCATCTGGAGTTGCCGCGAATCCCTGGATGAGCGCAAAGCTGCCCCAGGTACCGTCATCGCCCTTTTGCCCGGGGGCATACTGGTGGCATGTGGAGAAGGAAATGTACTGCTTTCCGACCTGCAATGGGAAACCGGAGCCGCCTTTGCAACCGGAGATACGTCTATCGTTCCGGGTCAAATTCTGGGAGCCCTGCCATGA
- a CDS encoding flagellin domain-containing protein, with product MALTINTNVQSLNAQRNLSKSQSSLSNSMQRLSSGLRINSAKDDAAGLAISDRMSAQIKGMNQAVRNSNDAISFAQTAEGALGEMTNILQRMRELSVQSANGTNSTDDRTALNSEFGELKNELDRIVDTTKFNGQNLLDGTYSASDAAVFQVGANAGEKISVAIGNMDTNALSGGGTTVNGATIASAGGASTAIASIDGALNQVDSLRGNLGAKQNRFESTIANLNNVSENLSAARSRIVDADIATETSQMTKMNILQQAGVSILAQANQTPQLALSLIG from the coding sequence ATGGCATTAACAATCAATACCAACGTTCAGTCGTTGAACGCACAGCGCAACCTGTCGAAATCGCAGTCGTCGCTGTCCAACTCGATGCAGCGCCTGTCTTCGGGCCTGCGCATCAACAGCGCCAAAGACGACGCCGCAGGCCTCGCCATCTCCGACCGTATGAGTGCCCAGATCAAGGGCATGAACCAGGCGGTACGTAACTCCAACGATGCCATCTCTTTCGCCCAGACGGCGGAAGGCGCATTGGGCGAGATGACTAACATCCTGCAGCGCATGCGCGAACTGTCCGTACAGTCCGCCAACGGTACCAACAGCACCGATGACCGTACCGCACTTAACAGCGAATTCGGCGAATTGAAAAATGAACTCGACCGTATCGTCGATACCACCAAGTTCAACGGTCAGAACCTGCTCGACGGTACCTATTCCGCTTCGGATGCTGCCGTCTTCCAGGTCGGCGCCAACGCCGGCGAGAAGATCTCCGTTGCCATTGGCAATATGGACACCAACGCCCTCAGCGGCGGCGGAACTACCGTTAATGGAGCTACCATAGCCTCCGCAGGTGGGGCCTCCACCGCTATCGCGTCCATTGACGGCGCCCTGAACCAGGTCGACTCCCTGCGCGGCAACCTCGGTGCCAAGCAGAACCGTTTCGAATCGACCATCGCCAACCTGAACAACGTCTCGGAGAACCTCTCCGCCGCGCGCTCCCGTATCGTCGATGCGGATATCGCCACGGAGACCTCCCAGATGACCAAAATGAACATCCTGCAGCAGGCCGGTGTATCGATCCTGGCGCAGGCCAACCAGACCCCGCAGCTGGCCCTGTCGCTGATCGGCTAA
- a CDS encoding flagellin codes for MAITINTNVQSLNTQRSLSKSQNALGKSMQRLSSGLRINSAKDDAAGLAISDRMSSQIKGMNQAVRNANDAISFSQTAEGALGEMTNILQRMRELSVQSANATNSTDDRTALNSEFSELSSELDRIVDTTKFNGQKLLDGTYASSNAAVFQVGANAGEKISVAIGNVDVSALGLDAAAITTAGNASTSITAIDGALNSVDSLRGTLGAKQNRFESTIANLNNVSENLSAARSRIVDADIATETSEMTKMNILQQAGVSILAQANQSSQLALSLIGG; via the coding sequence ATGGCTATCACTATCAACACCAACGTACAATCCCTCAACACCCAGCGCAGCCTTTCCAAATCCCAGAATGCGCTCGGAAAATCGATGCAGCGCCTGTCTTCGGGACTGCGCATCAACAGCGCCAAGGACGATGCCGCAGGTCTGGCCATCTCCGACCGCATGAGCTCCCAGATCAAGGGTATGAACCAGGCGGTGCGCAATGCCAACGACGCTATTTCCTTCTCCCAGACGGCGGAAGGCGCGTTGGGCGAGATGACCAATATCCTGCAACGCATGCGCGAACTGTCCGTACAGTCCGCCAATGCCACCAACAGCACCGACGACCGTACCGCGCTCAACAGCGAATTCTCCGAACTGAGCTCGGAACTTGACCGCATCGTCGACACCACCAAGTTCAACGGTCAGAAGCTGCTCGATGGCACCTACGCCAGTTCCAATGCGGCCGTATTCCAGGTCGGCGCCAATGCCGGCGAGAAAATCTCGGTCGCTATCGGTAACGTGGACGTCAGTGCCCTCGGCCTTGATGCGGCGGCCATCACGACGGCCGGAAACGCCTCGACCTCCATCACCGCTATCGACGGCGCGCTGAACAGCGTTGACTCCCTGCGCGGCACCCTCGGCGCCAAGCAGAACCGCTTCGAGTCGACCATCGCCAACCTGAACAACGTTTCGGAAAACCTCTCCGCCGCGCGCTCCCGTATCGTCGATGCGGACATCGCCACGGAAACGTCCGAAATGACCAAGATGAACATCCTGCAGCAGGCCGGCGTCTCGATCCTGGCGCAGGCCAATCAAAGCTCCCAGCTGGCCCTGTCCCTCATCGGGGGGTAA
- a CDS encoding 3-oxoacyl-ACP reductase family protein translates to MTNKTPSDRIVFVTGASRGIGKAIARRFLRDGYPVAACYCSHPEGAHELAAEFPAALPVQVDTGDRQSIRRALYNCTGHFGGPVAILVNNGAIAQEKPFLDLMDEDWDRMLGINLRGPFALAQEVLPDMLDAGWGRIINLVSIGGQWGGMNQVHYAVAKAGLINLTRSLAKLYSRKGITSNAVSPGLVATDMTAAELASEAGRDKVDSIPSGRLGTTGEIAAAVSWLASDEAAYVTGQTLNLNGGMYFD, encoded by the coding sequence ATGACAAACAAAACGCCATCCGATCGGATCGTTTTCGTAACCGGGGCCAGCCGCGGTATCGGCAAAGCGATTGCCCGCCGCTTTTTGCGCGACGGTTACCCCGTTGCAGCATGTTACTGTTCCCACCCGGAAGGGGCGCACGAACTGGCGGCTGAATTCCCCGCGGCTCTGCCCGTGCAGGTCGACACCGGGGACCGGCAATCGATCCGCCGGGCATTGTACAACTGTACGGGGCATTTCGGTGGCCCGGTGGCGATCCTGGTCAACAACGGCGCCATCGCTCAGGAAAAACCCTTTTTGGACCTGATGGACGAAGACTGGGATCGCATGCTGGGCATCAATCTGCGCGGTCCTTTCGCCCTGGCCCAGGAGGTCCTGCCGGATATGCTCGACGCCGGCTGGGGCCGGATCATCAACCTGGTCTCCATCGGGGGGCAATGGGGCGGCATGAACCAGGTCCACTACGCCGTGGCCAAGGCCGGTTTAATCAATCTCACCCGCTCGCTGGCCAAATTGTATTCCCGCAAAGGGATTACCAGCAATGCCGTGTCTCCCGGCCTGGTAGCCACCGACATGACGGCTGCCGAACTCGCTTCGGAAGCAGGTCGGGACAAGGTCGACAGCATCCCCTCGGGACGCCTCGGCACCACCGGAGAAATCGCCGCCGCCGTAAGCTGGCTGGCTTCCGATGAAGCGGCCTACGTTACGGGCCAGACACTCAACCTAAACGGGGGAATGTATTTTGACTGA
- a CDS encoding ATP-grasp domain-containing protein: MTEYAGKTLMFVGGGIEALPGIEKARDLGLHVVVSDMNPQAPGLQAADGRLIASTYDVEATLTEVRRYHREVRPIDGVMCLATDVPLTVAAVAADLGLPGIPVEVAARAMDKLAMKEKFAADGVAIPWFSAVESVEHLQTLVKEQGLPLVLKPVDSRGGRGVQRLTPEVNLVSAYERAIVQSPGGRVMVERYLPGPQISTESIVLEGSCHTPGFADRNYEFIDRYAPHFIENGGTMPSFLPSETRTAVRDLVQKAAASLGVTRGVVKGDIVVSDGKPYVIELAARLSGGWFCTHEIPLNVGVDLVLAMIRLSLGLPVDGNALQPRFEQGVALRLIFPEPGRVLSIEGEDTARALPGISMVRLTASPGDILRPPTDSNASAGLVIAVAKDREEAILRAEQAVNAINVTTEAV, translated from the coding sequence TTGACTGAATATGCCGGAAAAACCCTGATGTTTGTCGGCGGCGGCATAGAAGCTCTGCCGGGCATCGAAAAAGCCCGCGACCTCGGTCTGCACGTGGTGGTCAGCGACATGAATCCGCAAGCACCGGGGCTGCAGGCGGCCGACGGGCGTTTGATCGCCAGCACCTACGACGTAGAGGCCACTCTTACCGAAGTCCGGCGCTATCACCGGGAAGTCCGGCCCATCGACGGTGTCATGTGTCTGGCCACCGATGTGCCGTTGACCGTCGCCGCGGTCGCCGCCGACCTCGGTTTGCCCGGCATCCCCGTCGAAGTTGCGGCCCGCGCCATGGACAAATTGGCCATGAAAGAAAAATTTGCCGCCGATGGCGTGGCTATCCCCTGGTTCAGTGCGGTGGAATCGGTAGAACACCTGCAAACCCTGGTGAAGGAACAGGGCTTGCCGCTGGTACTCAAACCGGTTGACAGCCGCGGCGGGCGCGGAGTGCAGCGTTTGACCCCGGAGGTGAATCTGGTTTCCGCCTATGAACGCGCCATCGTGCAATCGCCCGGCGGTCGGGTCATGGTCGAGCGGTACCTTCCGGGACCGCAGATCAGTACCGAAAGTATTGTACTGGAGGGCAGCTGTCATACGCCGGGTTTTGCCGATCGCAACTACGAATTTATTGATCGCTATGCGCCCCATTTCATTGAAAACGGCGGTACCATGCCGAGTTTTTTACCGAGCGAAACGCGTACAGCTGTACGCGACCTGGTACAAAAAGCGGCGGCCAGTCTCGGTGTAACCCGGGGCGTGGTCAAGGGCGACATCGTGGTCAGCGACGGAAAACCTTACGTTATCGAACTGGCGGCACGGCTTTCCGGCGGATGGTTCTGTACCCATGAGATCCCCCTCAACGTCGGCGTCGATCTGGTCCTCGCCATGATCCGCCTGTCTTTGGGGCTACCGGTAGACGGAAACGCCCTGCAGCCGCGATTCGAGCAGGGGGTGGCCCTGCGGTTGATTTTCCCGGAACCGGGGCGCGTCCTATCCATCGAGGGCGAGGATACGGCCCGGGCCTTGCCGGGCATATCCATGGTACGCCTGACCGCCTCTCCGGGTGACATCCTACGTCCCCCGACAGATTCCAACGCTTCGGCAGGATTGGTTATCGCCGTAGCAAAAGACCGTGAGGAGGCGATTCTCCGCGCCGAACAGGCGGTGAACGCCATCAACGTAACGACGGAGGCCGTATGA
- a CDS encoding glycoside hydrolase family 57 — MNRLCLFSIYHLNLMFSSIAEEQRPEVVRRCYWPLLRLIRRYELPLGIEASGYTLEAIHAIDPAWVAELRDLCENGPAEFIGSGYAQIIGPLVPADVNRDNQRLGLQTYKKILGFQPQLALVNEQAYAAGLIPIYRQAGYRAIVMEWDNPGSNHPDWDPDWRYLPQHALGPDGTALPVIWNKSIPFQKFQRYTHGEIELPEYLDFLSSHRNDDPRTFALYGNDAEIFDFRPGRFDTEAEIGEKSEWLRIAQLYKALLSDNRFSLIGPHKVLDFLECPGAGNRLRLETAAQPVPVKKQAKYNVVRWGLTGRDDMALNTACWRLYQAIADNPACTDADRRELCYLWSSDFRTHITAERWQNMQSRLTALQQRLVPPCPAHVRIPSGKKPQPFTTGQEGSFFIIETATQKLRLNLRRGMAIDGWWNKQLSSAPLIGTLPHGYFDDIQFGMDYYTGHFVLEVAGRHKITDLVAVEPRIEYGKKNMILTAEIPTPVGPVIKTIRVDAIEPRIEIGHHFHWPACPLGTLRLGHVTLNPDAFDGSSLFFRSHNGGYTPETFLLHGEPINHLTPVSTLVSANNALGMTSGLAELGDRLKWIRVQSDKTSAALTGHIVHAPVNHHYLYRLALSAMEMDDTACRVRERHCFHDRRICLTITSGN; from the coding sequence ATGAACAGGCTTTGCCTTTTCTCCATATATCACCTTAACCTGATGTTTTCTTCCATTGCGGAAGAACAGCGCCCAGAGGTCGTACGGCGGTGCTACTGGCCCCTGCTGCGCCTGATTCGCCGGTACGAGCTGCCCCTCGGCATCGAGGCTTCGGGCTACACCCTCGAAGCGATCCATGCCATCGATCCGGCATGGGTCGCCGAACTGCGCGATCTTTGCGAAAACGGGCCCGCGGAATTTATCGGCAGCGGTTATGCCCAGATCATCGGCCCCCTGGTACCGGCCGACGTCAATCGGGACAATCAGCGGTTGGGGCTGCAAACCTATAAAAAAATCCTGGGCTTCCAGCCGCAATTGGCGCTGGTCAACGAACAGGCCTACGCCGCCGGTCTGATCCCGATTTACCGTCAGGCAGGGTATCGCGCCATCGTTATGGAGTGGGACAACCCCGGCAGCAACCACCCCGACTGGGACCCTGATTGGCGCTACCTCCCCCAGCACGCCCTCGGGCCGGACGGCACCGCCTTGCCGGTGATCTGGAATAAATCGATCCCGTTTCAGAAATTTCAGCGCTACACCCACGGAGAAATCGAGTTGCCGGAATATCTCGATTTCCTGTCGTCCCATCGCAATGACGACCCGCGGACCTTTGCCCTTTACGGCAACGATGCCGAAATTTTCGATTTTCGCCCCGGGCGCTTTGACACCGAGGCCGAAATCGGAGAAAAAAGCGAATGGCTGCGCATAGCCCAACTATACAAAGCGCTGCTCTCCGATAACCGGTTTTCCCTGATCGGACCGCACAAGGTCCTGGATTTTCTGGAATGCCCCGGCGCAGGCAACCGACTGCGGCTTGAAACAGCGGCGCAACCGGTTCCGGTAAAAAAACAGGCCAAATACAACGTCGTGCGCTGGGGGCTCACCGGTCGCGACGACATGGCCCTCAATACCGCTTGCTGGCGTCTCTATCAGGCCATCGCCGACAACCCCGCCTGTACCGATGCCGACCGGCGGGAACTCTGCTACCTCTGGAGCAGCGATTTCCGTACGCACATCACTGCCGAGCGCTGGCAGAATATGCAATCCCGCTTGACCGCCCTGCAACAGCGCCTGGTACCGCCATGCCCGGCACATGTCCGTATTCCCTCCGGGAAAAAACCGCAACCATTCACAACAGGGCAGGAAGGTTCCTTTTTCATCATCGAAACCGCGACGCAAAAACTCCGCCTTAACCTGCGGCGCGGCATGGCCATCGACGGTTGGTGGAACAAACAACTATCCTCCGCCCCCCTCATCGGAACCCTGCCCCACGGTTATTTCGATGACATCCAGTTCGGCATGGACTATTACACCGGCCATTTTGTTCTGGAAGTCGCGGGCCGACACAAAATCACCGATCTCGTTGCGGTAGAGCCCCGGATAGAATACGGAAAGAAGAACATGATCCTGACGGCAGAGATCCCGACTCCCGTCGGGCCGGTGATCAAAACCATCCGTGTTGATGCCATCGAACCCCGCATAGAAATCGGTCATCATTTTCACTGGCCTGCATGCCCCCTTGGCACTTTGCGATTGGGGCACGTCACCCTTAATCCGGATGCCTTTGATGGATCCTCCCTGTTTTTCCGGAGCCATAACGGCGGCTACACGCCCGAGACCTTTTTGTTACACGGCGAACCGATCAACCACCTGACCCCGGTGTCGACTCTGGTGTCGGCCAACAATGCCCTCGGTATGACCTCGGGTCTGGCCGAACTCGGCGACCGCCTGAAGTGGATCCGGGTCCAAAGCGACAAAACCTCGGCGGCCCTGACCGGTCATATCGTCCATGCTCCCGTGAACCATCACTATCTGTATCGTCTTGCCCTGTCCGCCATGGAAATGGACGATACCGCCTGTCGCGTACGGGAACGCCATTGTTTTCATGATCGACGGATTTGCCTTACCATCACCTCAGGAAACTGA